The genomic DNA TCTGATCACCCGCAGTTTCGCAAAACCAGGGATAAAAGTCACAACTAGCGACCCGCTTTTTGAAGTCGACAGCACCGAAGTCGCCGAAGCCAAAAGCAACTACCTCAAAGCTCTGGCCGGACTTACCCTTGCCCGCAAAGTTGCAGAACGCGAAGCGCTGTTGTTTTCGCGAAAGGTCGCAGCCGAAGTCGAAGTCCAGGAAGCTCAAGCCAAACAAGCCGAGGCAGAGACCGAGATCGCCACCGCCCGTGGCCGACTCCTGCGCCTGGGCCTTTCCACAACAGAAATCGAGAACATCTCGACCAAAAGCGGGTCGACTGCCCTCAACGGACGTGTGGTGGTCCGCGCTTCAAGGACAGGCACCATAATTGAGGGCCACGCCACCCCGGGTGAACACGCAGAGACCGGTAAAGAACTGCTGACGATTTCAGACCTTGATACAATCTGGGTCTTAGCCGACTTAAAGGAAACCGACTTACCCCACATTTCCTCCGCGTCTGCCGGAGAAGCCAGGATTGATGCCATGGGCCGGAGTTTCATAGGACAACTAGACACCATCGCCGGACGCATGAGTGAAGAAACTCGCACAGCCAAAGCGCGATTCAGCGTCAACAACAGCGAGGGACTGCTCAAGCCGGGCATGTTCGTCTCGGTCAACCTGCTTCTTCCTGCCAAAGGAGAATCCATCGCCGTACCCAAGGTGGCGGTGCTGGCCGACGAGGGGCGAACCTTCGTCTTCACCCACAAAGAAGGTGAGTTCTGGGTGAGACGGCCGGTTACCCTCGGTCAGCGTTTTGACGATATGGTGGAGATTACCTCCGGCATCACGCCGGAGCAAAAAATTATCACCGATGGCTCTTTTCTGCTGAAGAGCGACGTCCTGCGCGGCAAGATGGGCGCCGGTTGCGCGGATTAAGGGGGCGCTGCCATGGAACGATTCATCAATATCCTCCTTGCCCGCCGCTGGGTGACTCTCACCCTAACTGCAATTTTTGCTCTTGCCGGCTGGGTAGCCTGGACCCGACTCCCTATCGACGCCTTCCCTGACGTAACCAACGTCCAGGTCATGATCCTGACCGAAGCGCCAGGGCTCTCCACAGTAGATGTGGAACAACAGATCACCTATCCCATCGAACAACAGATGGGCGGCGTGCCCAAGGTCATCCAAGTCCGATCCCTCTCCAAAGCGGGACTGTCGCAGGTCATTGTAGTCTTTGAGGACAATACTGATATCTACTTTGCCAGACAGCAGATCTTCGAACGTCTAGCAAACGCCCGTGAACATCTGCCCTCCTTTGCCGAACCGGAACTCGGCCCCATCAGCACCGGCTTAGGTGAGATCTTCCAATACACTCTGGAAGGTGACGGCATGGACGCCATGGAACTCCGCCGCCTCCAGGATGCACTGATCAGCCCCCAACTCAGGCCCATTCCCGGAGTCAATGAGGTAAACAGCTTCGGCGGCTATGTCCGACAGTACCATGTCCTGGTCGACCAGGAGTCTCTGCTTAAGTATGGGATCAGTCTGCGAGAAGTGGTGGAGGCCCTGGAGAAAAACAACGCCAACGCCGCCGGCGGCTTCATTGTCCGAGGTTGGGAGCAGACCTATGTCCGAGGTTTAGGCCAGCTTACCGGACCAGATGACATTGGCGGCATCGTGCTCAAATCCCATGACGGCACCTCGGTGCATATCCATGATGTCGCCAATATCACCATCGGCCCTCAAGCCCGGCAGGGTGCGGTCACCCGGGATGGTCACGGTGAGGCGGTAGCCGGCATGGTCATCATGCTTCGGGGGGAGAACTCGAAAGATGTCGTCACCCGAGTAAAAAACGCCATTCCCCGAATCCAGAAGAGCCTGCCCAAGGGGGCGATGATCAACATCTTTTACGACCGCACCGAACTGATCGAGGCCTGCATCAAGACCGTTGCCGATGCCCTCATCGAAGGCGGTGTTCTGGTCATCCTGGTCCTTTTCCTCTTCCTGGCCGAACTGCGAACCGCGCTGATTGTGGTCTTAACCCTCCCGCTCACCTTCCTGGTGACCTTTCTGATCATGGGCAGACTCGATATCAGCTCGAACCTGATGAGTCTGGGCGGACTCGCCTTTTCAGTTGGCATGGTGGTTGATGCAGCCATCGTCATCGTTGAAAATATGCGCCGCCACTTCGCTGAAAATCCAGAAAAATCCATGAAAAACAGGATAGCCGCCGTGGCCGTCGCTGAAGTCGCCAGGCCAGTTGCGTTCTCGATCATGATCATCGCCATTGTCATGGTGCCGCTCTTTTCCCTCCAAGGAATTGAAGGCAAAATGTTTCTGCCCCTTGCCTCGACCATGATCATCGCCATCCTTGTTTCTTTAGTCGTGGCGCTGACCGCGGTTCCGGTCCTTTCGACCCTGATCCTCAGCCAGACCCCGGAAAAAGAGTTCTGGTTCATCCGGGCCTTAAACCGTGGATACATGTCCCTTCTTTCCGGAGCCAGGCGTCACGGGGTCGTGACCATGACCATCGCCACGATGTCCCTTGCCGCCGCTGGCTGGGCCATTTCCGGCATCGGCACCGAATTCATGCCCCACCTGGATGAAGGGGCCATCGCAGTCAATGCTGTGCGCCTTCCCAACGCCTCGCTGGATGGCTCGGTCTCGGTCAGCAGCTTTGTTGAAAAACGGCTGCTCGCCTCCTTCCCTGAGGTCTCGACGGTGATCAGCAAAACCGGTCGGGCCGAGATATCGGAAGACCCGATGGGACCTGAACAAACAGACTTCTTCATCATGCTGAAACCAAAAAAAGAGTGGACCTCAGGCCGCAGCAAAGCCGAACTGATCGAAGGCATGAACCGGGAACTCTCCTCCATCCCCGGCATCCGCCTTTCATTCTCCCAACCCATCGCTCTCAGGGTCAACGAGCTGATCTCCGGGGTTAAGAGCGACCTTGCGGTCAAAGTCTATGGCGAGGATTTGGAAAAACTAAAGGGGTACGCCGACCGCGTCGCCGCCATCCTCAGCGGACTGGAAGGGGCTCGGGATGTTAAAGTGGAGCAGGTTTCAGGCATGGAACAGATCGAAATTTCCTACGACCGTACGATGCTTGCCCGCTACGGCGTCAATGCCGGTGATGTCAACGAGGCCATCGAGATTGCCTTGGCCGGACGCGAAGCAACACGGATTGTGGAAGGTCCCATGCGCACCGCGACAGTAGTCCGCCTTGCAGAAAAAGACCGAATGGACCTTGACTCCCTGGAAAAACTGCTCATCCGGGGGGCCTTAGGCGAGCCCATTCGCTTAGGCCAAGTGGCGCAAATTACCACTGTAGAAGGACCGGCACAAATTGGCCGAGAAAATGGGATGCGCCGCGTGGCTGCCGAGGTCAACATTAGAGGGCGGGATCTGGGGAGCTTCGTGGCCGATGCCCAGGAAAAACTAGACGGTATAGAAAAAGAACTCCCCACTGGTTATTTCCTCGAATATGGAGGCCAATTTGAAAATCAGCAACGGGCCATGCGGCGCCTCACCATTGTCGTACCAGCCGCGCTCTTTCTCATCTTCTGCCTGCTGTTCATGGCGCTTGGCAACCTCAGGGACTCACTACTGGTAATCTTAAACCTGCCCTTTGCTTTGGTAGGCGGTATCCTTGCCATCCGGGCCTGGAATATGCCGCTCTCGGTATCTGCGGCAGTGGCCTTTATCTGTCTGCTGGGGATTGCGGTACAAAACGGGGTGGTGCTTATCGCCTTTTTCCGACAGTTGCGCGACAAGGGTCAAACCATTGATGACACCATCCGTGAAGGCTGCCGTCTCCGTTTCCGTCCACTCCTGATGACAGCGCTGACCAGCTTCATCGGCCATCTGCCCATGCTCTACGCCACAGGCTCCGGCGCCGACATCCAAAAACCACTGGCTGTGGTGGTCATGGGCGGGATCATCACCTCCACCCTGCTAACCTTGGTCGTAATCCCGGTGCTTTACGGCTGGCAGGAGAAACGCTTCAACTCCACCCAATGGGATGAGATGTTGGTCCCAAACAGAGAGGAGACAATACCGATTCCATAAAACCAATCACAACGTAACAACGTGAGTTGCTGGTTGTCGGTTATCGGTTTACGGTTGGCTGATTTATGCCTAAGCCCGACAAGCTCCTCGGACAGATCTTTGATCGAAAACATGTGCTGTGTGTAAGGAGATCTGACTTAGCAATACCCTGCCTGCCGTAAACCGACAACTGACAACCTGAAAACTCAACCCAAGGAAACTAAAAACTTTTCATTCATCAAGGCACAATGTTGAAATTTTCGTCTGAGGCGTCATGACCTCTATTGCCCGCCTTGTCTGTGACCGTCATGCGGATCTTCGCCTCCTGACCCGGCGAGTTGGACACTAGCCAATTATTTACGGGTGACCAGAAGCAATACACATACGGAAGGCGTTGAGGGTAGGTTGTGCCACCATCTGTTGACAGATCCAGGGTAATCGCACACGTGGCAAGATTGACATCCGATCCGGCCAACTGAGCATAACGGATACCCTGGGTAGTGCCGACCTGCCAGTTCTCCCCGCCATTGGGAGCGACAAGAGAGTTTTCCGGAACAACTGGAGGAATGGTATCGAGCACAATGGATTTGTTCAACACCGGCGATACGCCAGTCGCATTTCTGATCTGGGCATAGATGGTCTTTGACCCCTCATTCGGAGAGGTAATGGCAAACTCCGTAATCCTTGAAGGATCAGTCAATGTTCTAGGAAGCGATATCCAGCCAGTGGTCTCGTCCGTAAACATCTGCTCAGCCAGACGCATCTCAGCAGGATCGGAGGTCGTCACATCAAAACTTACCTTAACCAGCCGCTCGTTGGTATAGCCTGACATCGCCGTCGCAGGCATGGATCGATCTGAAACACTAAGACTTCGGAAGGCTGGAATCGCGTCCCGGTAGTACTTGGGGCCTGGTTCAAAGTGGCACATAAAGCATCGGGTAGAGTTCATCTCTGGGCCAAACTGGCCATAGCTCCCCGTGGCATCCTCCCCAGTTACGATATCAAGCGACTTCACTGTCATCCTCACAGTCGGTAGAGGCTCCCCCGATACCGGATCCATCTGCACACCGGCCGGTCCATGGGGGTTATGACAGGTGACACAGGTGGCCTTGGTGTCGTTGGCGCCATCCAGGTCCGAATCCCAAAAAGGATACATGCTAAAAACCG from Desulfobulbaceae bacterium includes the following:
- a CDS encoding efflux RND transporter periplasmic adaptor subunit, encoding MSKTKTTLLIIFIALLTALAGAGGFFFASRVHQKPEQTSPPTGTSTAPSEEAAHGHEEDHHEEHPQAAASHDEKVDEHGHAKEESGHDGHDHGAEGSDLDRPVDEMWAASCEHNIPQHECDECRYEIGMVKLDAVLLGDQGLVRTGFPTKRHSSHEERAMTGEVQLDETRTVHMASPLTGLITRSFAKPGIKVTTSDPLFEVDSTEVAEAKSNYLKALAGLTLARKVAEREALLFSRKVAAEVEVQEAQAKQAEAETEIATARGRLLRLGLSTTEIENISTKSGSTALNGRVVVRASRTGTIIEGHATPGEHAETGKELLTISDLDTIWVLADLKETDLPHISSASAGEARIDAMGRSFIGQLDTIAGRMSEETRTAKARFSVNNSEGLLKPGMFVSVNLLLPAKGESIAVPKVAVLADEGRTFVFTHKEGEFWVRRPVTLGQRFDDMVEITSGITPEQKIITDGSFLLKSDVLRGKMGAGCAD
- a CDS encoding efflux RND transporter permease subunit; the encoded protein is MERFINILLARRWVTLTLTAIFALAGWVAWTRLPIDAFPDVTNVQVMILTEAPGLSTVDVEQQITYPIEQQMGGVPKVIQVRSLSKAGLSQVIVVFEDNTDIYFARQQIFERLANAREHLPSFAEPELGPISTGLGEIFQYTLEGDGMDAMELRRLQDALISPQLRPIPGVNEVNSFGGYVRQYHVLVDQESLLKYGISLREVVEALEKNNANAAGGFIVRGWEQTYVRGLGQLTGPDDIGGIVLKSHDGTSVHIHDVANITIGPQARQGAVTRDGHGEAVAGMVIMLRGENSKDVVTRVKNAIPRIQKSLPKGAMINIFYDRTELIEACIKTVADALIEGGVLVILVLFLFLAELRTALIVVLTLPLTFLVTFLIMGRLDISSNLMSLGGLAFSVGMVVDAAIVIVENMRRHFAENPEKSMKNRIAAVAVAEVARPVAFSIMIIAIVMVPLFSLQGIEGKMFLPLASTMIIAILVSLVVALTAVPVLSTLILSQTPEKEFWFIRALNRGYMSLLSGARRHGVVTMTIATMSLAAAGWAISGIGTEFMPHLDEGAIAVNAVRLPNASLDGSVSVSSFVEKRLLASFPEVSTVISKTGRAEISEDPMGPEQTDFFIMLKPKKEWTSGRSKAELIEGMNRELSSIPGIRLSFSQPIALRVNELISGVKSDLAVKVYGEDLEKLKGYADRVAAILSGLEGARDVKVEQVSGMEQIEISYDRTMLARYGVNAGDVNEAIEIALAGREATRIVEGPMRTATVVRLAEKDRMDLDSLEKLLIRGALGEPIRLGQVAQITTVEGPAQIGRENGMRRVAAEVNIRGRDLGSFVADAQEKLDGIEKELPTGYFLEYGGQFENQQRAMRRLTIVVPAALFLIFCLLFMALGNLRDSLLVILNLPFALVGGILAIRAWNMPLSVSAAVAFICLLGIAVQNGVVLIAFFRQLRDKGQTIDDTIREGCRLRFRPLLMTALTSFIGHLPMLYATGSGADIQKPLAVVVMGGIITSTLLTLVVIPVLYGWQEKRFNSTQWDEMLVPNREETIPIP